The following proteins are encoded in a genomic region of Limosilactobacillus reuteri subsp. reuteri:
- a CDS encoding alpha/beta hydrolase: MITYTGESFFFPHSGRRGVILLHAYTGNTNDVRMLGRQLNWQGYTVFAPLLSGHGGDPRKVLESNGPGDWWDDTRMAIFRLRDAGIDQIAIFGLSLGGLLATRALENDPQLLGGGVFASPITTWGQSNVPEYFPKIAAEYYRRQKITPLITKEKVAKLTERLPKQLAQIQTMAHQICDQLDQIHQPFFIAQGGADEMIDPVSGLQLKARLQANGVVVDYHYYPTATHLLTVNTAHRQLFADVEKYLQNLFEVSSNDNK; the protein is encoded by the coding sequence GTGATAACGTATACTGGTGAGTCTTTTTTCTTTCCCCATAGTGGACGTCGTGGAGTTATTTTGCTTCATGCATATACAGGAAATACGAATGATGTTCGAATGTTAGGACGTCAGCTTAATTGGCAAGGGTATACAGTTTTCGCACCGCTTTTGAGTGGGCATGGCGGTGATCCGCGAAAAGTACTAGAAAGCAATGGTCCAGGTGATTGGTGGGATGATACCCGGATGGCAATCTTTCGTTTACGCGATGCTGGAATTGATCAAATTGCGATTTTTGGTTTATCGCTCGGTGGTTTACTTGCCACCAGGGCTCTTGAGAATGATCCGCAATTATTAGGTGGTGGTGTTTTTGCATCCCCAATTACCACCTGGGGACAATCAAATGTTCCGGAATACTTTCCTAAAATTGCGGCAGAGTATTATCGTCGACAAAAAATTACCCCCTTAATTACTAAGGAAAAGGTTGCTAAATTGACTGAACGACTCCCCAAACAACTAGCACAAATTCAAACAATGGCGCATCAAATTTGTGACCAATTAGATCAGATTCATCAACCTTTCTTTATTGCACAGGGAGGCGCGGATGAAATGATTGATCCAGTGTCTGGCCTGCAATTAAAAGCAAGATTACAAGCAAATGGGGTTGTAGTTGATTATCATTACTACCCAACCGCTACTCACTTATTAACAGTTAATACCGCTCATCGTCAATTATTTGCCGATGTAGAAAAATATTTACAAAATTTATTCGAGGTGTCTTCTAATGACAACAAATAA
- the rnr gene encoding ribonuclease R, with product MTTNNLKEKILTHLTDNAGVSYSAEKLAHQLGMDDAEQFTPIVQSLAQLEREKKVQVTDRGEFEAVIKQQPLIGTFHGNDKGFGFVDYDPDLPDMYINPDHTLYALNGDQVEVKVLRPAKAGSDQGPEGQVTRIVEHKYENVVGEFKQATIGDDYIGEILLKDKKLSQYHFYVTDKGLKPLDGQVVTATVETYPSDEAPEVMTGAVTEVIGDKDEPGIDIMSVIYAHDVPHEFPKEVMEQANKIPLHVLPEEKKGRVDITDQPLVTIDAIESKDLDDAVVAWKMDNGHYHLGVHIADVTHYVKPGTPLDQEAFKRGTSVYLTDRVVPMLPKRLSNGICSLNPNEERLAMSCEMEIDEQGKIVNHRIFQSVMKSHARMTYKAVNKILESHDAKTMKQYEDLVPMFETMGEIHKLLLKNRKKRGAIDFEAPEAKIIVDEKGHPTDIQLRNRGLSERMIESFMLAANETVAEHYFKERVPFLYRIHETPDSDRIKSFVDFLAVFGIDVHGDIKNVKPGMLQKVLKDVAGTPEEQMVQVMMLRSMQQAKYSDEELGHFGLGAKYYTHFTSPIRRYPDDTVHRLIKWYEEHGKNEPAKDHWRDKLPEIAEHTSVTERRGIDTERDVDSMKKAEYMEDHVGETFDAVVSSVMKFGLFVELPNTVEGLVHISVMKDDYYEYSEKHMALIGRNSHRIFQMGQPIKVKLVRADKDLREVDFEIVNPEEAPKTKIRVPRNDEYRGRGRGRKGRTNNNSRHENNNGNYYRNTQGKWRRTHQENGHQNNRQINRGQTRHHNNSRDHEGVRRHH from the coding sequence ATGACAACAAATAATTTAAAAGAAAAAATATTAACACATTTAACAGATAATGCAGGTGTGAGTTACTCAGCAGAAAAACTTGCTCATCAATTAGGAATGGATGATGCTGAGCAGTTTACACCGATCGTTCAATCTCTTGCTCAATTGGAAAGAGAGAAAAAGGTTCAAGTAACTGATCGTGGTGAATTCGAAGCAGTTATTAAACAGCAACCACTTATTGGAACTTTCCATGGTAATGATAAGGGATTTGGTTTTGTAGACTATGACCCGGATCTTCCAGACATGTATATTAATCCTGATCACACTTTGTATGCATTAAATGGGGACCAGGTAGAAGTTAAAGTATTACGTCCAGCAAAAGCAGGTAGTGATCAGGGTCCAGAAGGTCAAGTAACCCGGATTGTTGAACATAAATATGAAAATGTAGTTGGTGAATTTAAGCAAGCGACTATCGGCGATGATTACATTGGTGAAATTTTGCTTAAAGATAAGAAATTATCGCAGTATCATTTCTATGTAACGGACAAGGGATTAAAACCACTTGACGGCCAAGTAGTAACAGCTACTGTTGAGACTTATCCTAGTGATGAGGCACCGGAAGTAATGACGGGTGCCGTTACTGAAGTGATTGGTGATAAGGATGAGCCGGGTATTGATATTATGTCAGTAATCTATGCTCACGATGTCCCTCATGAATTCCCTAAAGAAGTGATGGAACAAGCTAATAAGATTCCGCTTCATGTTCTCCCAGAAGAAAAAAAGGGTCGGGTGGATATTACTGACCAACCACTTGTTACCATTGATGCAATTGAATCAAAAGACTTGGATGATGCGGTGGTAGCTTGGAAGATGGATAATGGGCACTACCACCTTGGGGTTCATATTGCTGATGTTACTCACTATGTAAAGCCAGGTACACCGCTTGATCAAGAAGCATTTAAGCGTGGTACATCTGTTTATCTAACTGATCGGGTAGTTCCAATGCTTCCTAAGCGGCTTTCTAATGGAATTTGCTCTTTAAATCCTAATGAAGAACGTCTTGCTATGAGTTGTGAAATGGAAATTGATGAGCAAGGAAAGATCGTTAATCACCGAATCTTCCAAAGTGTTATGAAATCACATGCCCGAATGACTTATAAAGCAGTTAATAAGATTCTGGAGTCGCATGATGCTAAAACGATGAAACAATATGAAGACCTCGTTCCAATGTTTGAAACAATGGGCGAGATTCACAAATTATTGCTTAAAAATCGGAAAAAACGTGGTGCTATTGACTTTGAAGCTCCTGAAGCAAAGATTATTGTGGATGAAAAGGGGCACCCAACTGATATTCAACTACGGAATCGAGGACTTTCTGAACGGATGATTGAATCCTTTATGTTAGCTGCTAATGAAACAGTTGCTGAACACTACTTCAAAGAACGTGTTCCATTCCTTTATCGGATCCACGAGACACCAGATAGTGACCGGATTAAGTCATTTGTGGACTTTTTGGCTGTGTTTGGGATTGATGTTCATGGTGATATTAAAAATGTTAAACCAGGGATGCTTCAAAAAGTATTAAAGGATGTGGCTGGTACTCCTGAAGAGCAAATGGTCCAAGTGATGATGTTACGTAGTATGCAACAAGCTAAATACTCGGATGAAGAGCTAGGTCACTTTGGTTTAGGCGCTAAATACTACACACACTTTACTTCACCAATTCGGCGATACCCTGATGATACAGTTCACCGCTTGATTAAGTGGTACGAAGAACATGGTAAAAACGAACCAGCTAAGGATCATTGGCGTGACAAGCTTCCTGAAATTGCTGAACATACTTCCGTTACCGAACGACGGGGAATTGATACAGAACGTGATGTTGACAGTATGAAGAAAGCCGAATACATGGAAGATCATGTTGGTGAAACCTTTGATGCCGTCGTAAGTTCAGTAATGAAGTTTGGTTTGTTCGTTGAATTACCAAATACAGTTGAAGGGTTAGTTCATATTAGCGTCATGAAGGATGATTATTATGAATATTCAGAAAAACACATGGCTCTAATCGGACGAAACTCTCATCGAATTTTCCAAATGGGGCAACCAATTAAGGTTAAGTTAGTTCGAGCAGATAAAGATCTTCGTGAAGTTGACTTTGAAATTGTTAACCCTGAAGAGGCACCAAAGACAAAGATTCGGGTTCCACGTAATGATGAGTATCGTGGTCGAGGTCGTGGTCGCAAGGGACGTACCAATAATAATTCCCGTCATGAGAATAATAATGGTAACTATTACCGTAATACTCAAGGAAAATGGCGTCGCACTCATCAAGAAAACGGACATCAAAATAATCGTCAAATAAATCGGGGACAAACTCGTCACCACAATAATTCACGTGATCATGAAGGCGTTCGTCGCCACCATTAA
- the secG gene encoding preprotein translocase subunit SecG, whose protein sequence is MYNTLMTLFLIDCVVLIACVMMQPAKNDNDAMSALTGGAGDLFSRRKARGFEAVMQIVTTICGALFFILALAMIYVSSH, encoded by the coding sequence TTGTATAACACATTAATGACTTTATTCTTAATTGATTGCGTTGTATTAATTGCGTGTGTAATGATGCAACCAGCAAAAAACGATAATGATGCAATGTCAGCTTTGACAGGTGGTGCGGGTGACTTATTCTCACGTCGTAAAGCGCGGGGATTTGAAGCTGTTATGCAGATTGTTACAACAATTTGTGGAGCACTCTTCTTTATTCTGGCATTAGCGATGATTTACGTTTCGTCACATTAA